One Gadus morhua chromosome 1, gadMor3.0, whole genome shotgun sequence DNA segment encodes these proteins:
- the cox4i2 gene encoding cytochrome c oxidase subunit 4 isoform 2, mitochondrial yields MLRLIAARGGRLLARPPGAALTPVCSRAASHGEGEASTAVDMSRPLYWNRLDTPLPDRPFKDVLNEEDTALKQKEKGPWGQLTKEEKIAIYRLAFQRTYPEMKQSTGEWKTVVGGIFIFMGLTGLVVIWQSYYVYPPQPRTFAEDWQARQLQRMLDMRVNPIEGFSAKWDYEKGQWK; encoded by the exons ATGCTTCGGCTGATCGCAGCCCGCGGAGGGAGGCTCCTGGCCCGGCCGCCGGGGGCTGCTCTGACCCCCGTCTGCTCCAGGGCAGCCAGCCATGGAGAAGGCG AGGCGTCGACGGCGGTGGACATGTCCCGTCCGCTCTACTGGAACCGTCTGGACACCCCCCTCCCGGACAGGCCCTTCAAGGACGTCCTGAACGAGGAGGACACGGCCCTCAAGCAGAAGGAGAAGGGCCCTTGGGGCCAGTTGACCAAGGAGGAGAAGATCGCCA TATACAGGCTGGCGTTCCAGCGGACCTACCCAGAGATGAAGCAGAGCACGGGGGAGTGGAAGACGGTGGTGGGCGGGATCTTCATCTTCATGGGTCTGACCGGCCTGGTGGTCATCTGGCAGAGCTACTACG tcTATCCCCCCCAGCCCAGGACCTTCGCTGAGGACTGGCAGGCCCGTCAGCTCCAGAGGATGCTGGACATGAGGGTGAACCCCATCGAGGGCTTCTCCGCCAAGTGGGACTACGAGAAGGGCCAATGGAAGTAG